In Anser cygnoides isolate HZ-2024a breed goose chromosome Z, Taihu_goose_T2T_genome, whole genome shotgun sequence, a genomic segment contains:
- the IL6ST gene encoding interleukin-6 receptor subunit beta isoform X1: MFSGWNWVARCLYLFWNICSLEVSGGLVQSCGHIIPESPVLALGSNFTALCILNESCLDFGNIYANQIIWKIKNRVVPKEQYREINRTVSSVTFNDTSSLATPLTCNVLADGQIEQNIYGITVTLGLPPEKPKNLSCIVHQLSKLTYPMTCTWNPGRHTFLDTHFKLKYRWPRENFPDCIPKDANNSCTISDVQFFVNLEVWVEVANALGKNESDRLVFDPIEIVKPLSPHNLSVNSGILPTVLKLSWENRISTAVMKLKFNIRYRIINETNWMQVPSEDTASPRTSFSVQGLRPYTEYVFSIRCMKEDGVGYWSDWSEEKTGVTTEDKPSKGPSVWRIIDASSPASWTVHLMWKALEPFEANGVILRYEVTVRAKPPPFHPPLKYNVNTTSLTLKLPNRTYEVTVIAHNRVGASPPSVLLIPTSNSKAPVKNIRTLPKDGKLWVGWTAPNGNVLKYVIEWCLLSNSSDCIMEWQNEPGNIQGTYLKGDIKPFKCYLITVYPLYADGQGSGQSVKAYLQQDRPSKGPTVQTKKVGKAEAVLTWNHLTVDEQNGFIRSYTIFYKTIDGNETAVSVDPSKTEYTLSSLTSDTLYTVRMMAYTDEGGRSGPDFTFTTQKFGRGEIEAIVVPVCLAFLLIVLLGVLFCFNKRDLIKKHIWPNVPDPSKSNIAQWSPQVPAKHNFNSKDQMYPEGSFTDVSVVEIEADDKKSFSEQDLKPFDLLKKEKSTSEGHSSGIGGSSCMSSPRQSVSDSDEGETTQNTSSTVQYSTVVLNGYRDQTPVQVFSRSESTQPLLDSEERSEDHGGGSDSTTQRQQYFKQNCGQDENTDRPCFEIAKQIIPANEEDLAGFAQLQISGQSSEPLGLGLEKSTQEAALSDVLQTSTEGQTVRYETVEGNPPSVDEMPKSYLPQTVRQGGYMPQ, encoded by the exons ATGTTTTCTGGGTGGAACTGGGTGGCCCGTTGCTTATACTTGTTTTGGAATATTTGTTCCCTTGAAG tttcagGTGGACTTGTACAGTCATGTGGTCACATCATCCCAGAGTCTCCTGTATTGGCCCTTGGTTCCAATTTCACAGCATTATGCATTTTGAATGAGAGTTGTCTTGACTTTGGCAATATCTATGCTAATCAAATTATCTGGAAAATTAAGAATAGAGTGGTACCTAAAGAACAATACCgtgaaataaacagaacagtTTCCAGTGTCACATTTAATGACACTTCTTCGCTAGCTACTCCTCTGACATGCAACGTTCTAGCAGATGGACAGATTGAGCAGAACATTTATGGAATTACGGTTACATTAGGCT TGCCCCCAGAGAAGCCCAAGAACTTAAGTTGTATTGTGCATCAGCTGTCAAAACTCACATATCCTATGACTTGTACCTGGAACCCTGGAAGACATACATTCCTGGACACTCATTTTAAGTTGAAATACAGGTG gCCACGGGAGAACTTTCCTGACTGCATACCAAAAGATGCAAATAATTCCTGTACCATCTCTGATGTTCAGTTCTTTGTTAACCTAGAGGTCTGGGTAGAAGTGGCAAATGCTCTTGGGAAGAATGAATCTGATCGTCTTGTTTTTGATCCCATTGAGATTG TCAAACCACTGTCTCCACATAACTTATCAGTCAACTCGGGAATACTACCTACTGTTCTGAAGCTTTCCTGGGAGAACCGGATTTCAACAGCTGTGATGAAACTGAAATTCAATATTCGCTATAGGATCATTAATGAAACAAACTGGATGCAG GTTCCTTCTGAGGATACAGCTTCACCAAGAACTTCATTCAGTGTTCAAGGCCTCAGACCTTACACAGAGTATGTCTTTTCAATTCGATGCATGAAGGAAGATGGAGTGGGCTATTGGAGTGACTggagtgaagaaaaaacaggagtCACAACTGAAGATA AACCGTCTAAAGGGCCATCTGTATGGAGAATCATTGATGCATCTTCACCAGCTTCTTGGACTGTACATCTGATGTGGAAG GCACTGGAGCCATTTGAAGCCAATGGAGTAATCTTGCGGTATGAAGTGACTGTCCGAGCTAAACCACCTCCCTTCCATCCACCATTGAAGTACAACGTTAATACAACCAGCCTTACATTAAAGCTGCCGAATAGAACTTACGAAGTGACTGTGATTGCCCACAACAGAGTCGGTGCATCCCCCCCGTCAGTTCTACTTATCCCAACAAGTAATTCAAAAG CTCCTGTGAAGAATATTAGAACACTACCTAAAGATGGCAAACTGTGGGTAGGGTGGACTGCTCCTAATGGTAATGTTCTTAAATATGTGATTGAATGGTGTCTGCTGTCCAACAGCTCAGACTGCATCATGGAATGGCAGAATGAACCAGGAAATATTCAAGGAACATACTTAAAAG GTGATATAAAGCCGTTCAAGTGCTACTTGATAACTGTGTACCCTCTATATGCTGATGGTCAGGGAAGTGGACAGTCTGTGAAGGCTTATCTTCAGCAGGATC GTCCTTCAAAAGGACCAACTGTTCAGacaaaaaaagtaggaaaagcTGAAGCTGTTTTGACATGGAACCATCTCACAGTGGATGAGCAAAATGGATTTATCAGAAGTTACACAATATTTTACAAAACTATCGATGGAAATGAAACAG ctGTGTCAGTGGATCCTTCCAAGACAGAGTATACCCTCTCTTCTCTAACCAGCGACACGCTATATACTGTGCGGATGATGGCATACACAGATGAAGGAGGCAGGAGTGGTCCCGATTTTACATTTACTACACAGAAATTCG ggAGAGGAGAAATTGAAGCTATAGTAGTACCTGTGTGCTTAGCATTCCTATTGATTGTACTCCTTGGAGTACTATTTTGCTTCAACAAACGTGACTT AATTAAAAAGCATATTTGGCCTAATGTCCCTGATCCATCCAAGAGCAACATTGCTCAGTGGTCACCTCAAGTTCCAGCTAAG cACAACTTTAATTCTAAAGATCAGATGTACCCAGAAGGCAGCTTTACAGATGTAAGCGTCGTAGAAATAGAAGCTGATGACAAGAAGTCTTTTTCAGAACAAGATCTAAAGCCTTTTGATTtgcttaaaaaggaaaaaagtacttCAGAAGGGCACAGCAGTGGTATTGGAGGATCCTCATGTATGTCTTCTCCTAGGCAAAGCGTCTCTGACAGCGACGAAGGTGAAACTACACAAAACACTTCAAGCACTGTACAGTATTCGACAGTAGTGCTCAATGGCTACAGAGACCAAACGCCTGTACAAGTCTTCTCAAGGTCTGAATCTACTCAGCCACTGCTAGATTCAGAAGAGAGATCAGAGGATCATGGTGGAGGGAGTGACAGTACAACACAGAGGCAgcagtattttaaacaaaattgtgGTCAGGATGAAAACACTGACAGGCCTTGCTTTGAAATAGCAAAGCAGATTATTCCTGCTAATGAGGAGGATCTCGCTGGATTTGCACAATTGCAGATCTCAGGGCAGAGTTCAG
- the IL6ST gene encoding interleukin-6 receptor subunit beta isoform X2, translating into MTCTWNPGRHTFLDTHFKLKYRWPRENFPDCIPKDANNSCTISDVQFFVNLEVWVEVANALGKNESDRLVFDPIEIVKPLSPHNLSVNSGILPTVLKLSWENRISTAVMKLKFNIRYRIINETNWMQVPSEDTASPRTSFSVQGLRPYTEYVFSIRCMKEDGVGYWSDWSEEKTGVTTEDKPSKGPSVWRIIDASSPASWTVHLMWKALEPFEANGVILRYEVTVRAKPPPFHPPLKYNVNTTSLTLKLPNRTYEVTVIAHNRVGASPPSVLLIPTSNSKAPVKNIRTLPKDGKLWVGWTAPNGNVLKYVIEWCLLSNSSDCIMEWQNEPGNIQGTYLKGDIKPFKCYLITVYPLYADGQGSGQSVKAYLQQDRPSKGPTVQTKKVGKAEAVLTWNHLTVDEQNGFIRSYTIFYKTIDGNETAVSVDPSKTEYTLSSLTSDTLYTVRMMAYTDEGGRSGPDFTFTTQKFGRGEIEAIVVPVCLAFLLIVLLGVLFCFNKRDLIKKHIWPNVPDPSKSNIAQWSPQVPAKHNFNSKDQMYPEGSFTDVSVVEIEADDKKSFSEQDLKPFDLLKKEKSTSEGHSSGIGGSSCMSSPRQSVSDSDEGETTQNTSSTVQYSTVVLNGYRDQTPVQVFSRSESTQPLLDSEERSEDHGGGSDSTTQRQQYFKQNCGQDENTDRPCFEIAKQIIPANEEDLAGFAQLQISGQSSEPLGLGLEKSTQEAALSDVLQTSTEGQTVRYETVEGNPPSVDEMPKSYLPQTVRQGGYMPQ; encoded by the exons ATGACTTGTACCTGGAACCCTGGAAGACATACATTCCTGGACACTCATTTTAAGTTGAAATACAGGTG gCCACGGGAGAACTTTCCTGACTGCATACCAAAAGATGCAAATAATTCCTGTACCATCTCTGATGTTCAGTTCTTTGTTAACCTAGAGGTCTGGGTAGAAGTGGCAAATGCTCTTGGGAAGAATGAATCTGATCGTCTTGTTTTTGATCCCATTGAGATTG TCAAACCACTGTCTCCACATAACTTATCAGTCAACTCGGGAATACTACCTACTGTTCTGAAGCTTTCCTGGGAGAACCGGATTTCAACAGCTGTGATGAAACTGAAATTCAATATTCGCTATAGGATCATTAATGAAACAAACTGGATGCAG GTTCCTTCTGAGGATACAGCTTCACCAAGAACTTCATTCAGTGTTCAAGGCCTCAGACCTTACACAGAGTATGTCTTTTCAATTCGATGCATGAAGGAAGATGGAGTGGGCTATTGGAGTGACTggagtgaagaaaaaacaggagtCACAACTGAAGATA AACCGTCTAAAGGGCCATCTGTATGGAGAATCATTGATGCATCTTCACCAGCTTCTTGGACTGTACATCTGATGTGGAAG GCACTGGAGCCATTTGAAGCCAATGGAGTAATCTTGCGGTATGAAGTGACTGTCCGAGCTAAACCACCTCCCTTCCATCCACCATTGAAGTACAACGTTAATACAACCAGCCTTACATTAAAGCTGCCGAATAGAACTTACGAAGTGACTGTGATTGCCCACAACAGAGTCGGTGCATCCCCCCCGTCAGTTCTACTTATCCCAACAAGTAATTCAAAAG CTCCTGTGAAGAATATTAGAACACTACCTAAAGATGGCAAACTGTGGGTAGGGTGGACTGCTCCTAATGGTAATGTTCTTAAATATGTGATTGAATGGTGTCTGCTGTCCAACAGCTCAGACTGCATCATGGAATGGCAGAATGAACCAGGAAATATTCAAGGAACATACTTAAAAG GTGATATAAAGCCGTTCAAGTGCTACTTGATAACTGTGTACCCTCTATATGCTGATGGTCAGGGAAGTGGACAGTCTGTGAAGGCTTATCTTCAGCAGGATC GTCCTTCAAAAGGACCAACTGTTCAGacaaaaaaagtaggaaaagcTGAAGCTGTTTTGACATGGAACCATCTCACAGTGGATGAGCAAAATGGATTTATCAGAAGTTACACAATATTTTACAAAACTATCGATGGAAATGAAACAG ctGTGTCAGTGGATCCTTCCAAGACAGAGTATACCCTCTCTTCTCTAACCAGCGACACGCTATATACTGTGCGGATGATGGCATACACAGATGAAGGAGGCAGGAGTGGTCCCGATTTTACATTTACTACACAGAAATTCG ggAGAGGAGAAATTGAAGCTATAGTAGTACCTGTGTGCTTAGCATTCCTATTGATTGTACTCCTTGGAGTACTATTTTGCTTCAACAAACGTGACTT AATTAAAAAGCATATTTGGCCTAATGTCCCTGATCCATCCAAGAGCAACATTGCTCAGTGGTCACCTCAAGTTCCAGCTAAG cACAACTTTAATTCTAAAGATCAGATGTACCCAGAAGGCAGCTTTACAGATGTAAGCGTCGTAGAAATAGAAGCTGATGACAAGAAGTCTTTTTCAGAACAAGATCTAAAGCCTTTTGATTtgcttaaaaaggaaaaaagtacttCAGAAGGGCACAGCAGTGGTATTGGAGGATCCTCATGTATGTCTTCTCCTAGGCAAAGCGTCTCTGACAGCGACGAAGGTGAAACTACACAAAACACTTCAAGCACTGTACAGTATTCGACAGTAGTGCTCAATGGCTACAGAGACCAAACGCCTGTACAAGTCTTCTCAAGGTCTGAATCTACTCAGCCACTGCTAGATTCAGAAGAGAGATCAGAGGATCATGGTGGAGGGAGTGACAGTACAACACAGAGGCAgcagtattttaaacaaaattgtgGTCAGGATGAAAACACTGACAGGCCTTGCTTTGAAATAGCAAAGCAGATTATTCCTGCTAATGAGGAGGATCTCGCTGGATTTGCACAATTGCAGATCTCAGGGCAGAGTTCAG